Proteins encoded together in one Candidatus Edwardsbacteria bacterium window:
- a CDS encoding aldehyde dehydrogenase family protein, with protein MKDSYKLIIGGREAESSKTQKVFDKYTNEAIAEIFVAGPTETDRALSCAADARRVMADLPVHRRAEIIRKVAGILEEKKEELAIMISREAGKPLRYSRAEVERCIENIEYISEEAKRIHGETMPIDAGKSGEGRVGHYERHPIGVVAAVTPFNFPLNLAAHKVAPAIAAGCPVILKPATATPLSGIELIKAFLEAGLPQEAISVLPGPGSEVGEMLIRDDRVSKISFTGSREVGEHIIRNAGLKRVTLELGSNSAVVIDEDVEDMDYAVKRCVLGAFYNQGQVCISVQRIYVHQSRYAEFMDKFAAGTQRLKIGNPLDQDTDIGPMIAASEADRVQDWVKEAVTQGAQVVCGGNREENIYHPTILINTKPEMKVVKEEIFGPVAVVEKVSSFEEGITKCDQSQYGLQAGIFTSNISRALTAIKRINVGGILINDFPSYRIDHMPYGGNKNSGMGREGAKFAIEEMTTLRMVIFNMNK; from the coding sequence ATGAAAGATAGTTACAAGCTGATAATCGGGGGCCGGGAGGCTGAATCGTCAAAGACCCAAAAGGTATTTGATAAATACACCAATGAAGCGATAGCGGAAATATTCGTTGCCGGGCCAACCGAAACCGACCGGGCCTTGTCCTGCGCCGCCGATGCCCGAAGGGTCATGGCCGACCTGCCGGTTCATCGCCGGGCGGAGATCATCAGAAAGGTCGCCGGCATACTGGAGGAAAAAAAAGAGGAGCTGGCAATCATGATCTCCCGGGAGGCCGGCAAGCCTCTAAGATACTCCCGGGCCGAGGTGGAGCGGTGCATCGAGAATATCGAATACATATCCGAGGAGGCCAAGAGGATACACGGTGAAACCATGCCCATCGACGCCGGAAAGTCGGGCGAAGGGCGGGTGGGTCATTACGAGAGGCACCCCATCGGCGTGGTGGCGGCCGTCACCCCCTTCAATTTTCCCCTGAACCTGGCGGCCCACAAGGTGGCTCCGGCCATCGCCGCCGGCTGCCCGGTGATCCTCAAACCGGCCACAGCCACGCCGCTGTCGGGCATAGAGCTTATCAAGGCTTTTCTCGAGGCCGGCCTGCCCCAGGAGGCCATCAGCGTTCTGCCTGGGCCGGGAAGCGAAGTCGGCGAGATGCTGATCAGGGACGACCGGGTATCCAAGATAAGCTTCACCGGAAGCCGGGAGGTGGGTGAACATATCATCAGGAACGCCGGGTTGAAGCGGGTCACTCTCGAGCTGGGATCCAACAGCGCGGTAGTGATAGATGAGGATGTCGAGGACATGGACTACGCCGTAAAACGTTGTGTTTTGGGGGCGTTCTACAATCAGGGCCAGGTCTGCATCTCTGTGCAGAGGATATATGTGCATCAAAGCCGGTATGCGGAATTCATGGATAAATTCGCCGCGGGAACCCAAAGGCTTAAAATAGGCAATCCCCTGGATCAGGATACCGATATCGGCCCAATGATAGCGGCATCGGAGGCCGACCGGGTTCAGGACTGGGTGAAGGAGGCCGTGACCCAGGGGGCCCAGGTCGTCTGCGGAGGGAACAGGGAGGAAAATATATATCATCCCACCATCCTCATCAATACCAAACCGGAGATGAAAGTGGTCAAGGAGGAAATATTCGGCCCGGTGGCGGTGGTGGAAAAAGTCTCCAGTTTTGAAGAGGGCATTACCAAATGCGATCAGAGCCAGTACGGCCTACAGGCCGGCATATTTACCTCCAATATCAGCCGGGCATTGACGGCCATTAAAAGGATCAATGTGGGAGGCATACTTATCAACGATTTCCCATCCTACCGGATCGACCACATGCCCTATGGGGGCAATAAAAACAGCGGAATGGGCAGGGAGGGGGCAAAATTTGCCATCGAGGAGATGACCACCCTGAGAATGGTTATCTTCAACATGAATAAATAA
- a CDS encoding cache domain-containing protein, whose protein sequence is MLLKPPLLKTKLVLSFSSIIVVGVSLSALVGIILIGNTVIGQAQDKVRLDLNTAREIYQQEGKMVNNTMYLLAQRYDLLDAVKQENRRYLLRELRKIKEKEQLDILSVTDLKSRVIMRGRNPVAFGDKPYNELIDWVLRNKLPATSTESIPADELVKEGGDLAQSARVNMIPTPKARTIKDTVETSGLMIMAASPLFDKNGQFIGILYGGKLINNSYEIVDKVKDIVYKGEKYKGKDIGTTTIFLNDLRISTNVHGVTGTRAVGTRVSQEVYDQVMTRGLSWIGRAFVVNDWYRTAYEPIQNINGKIVGILYVGMLEAPYIDLRNRTLGLFLAIAGLTVILLWFSANYLAGRIVGPIKDLVLANSQVAGGDLSVRVQISSQDEIGQLSESFNKMTAELQRTTGEYRALTLTLEQKVREKTEELQAAQAQLIQTEKLSSLGKMAAGVAHEINNPLTSILINSHLMLEKIKGRSKTKESLQLIIDETSRCSSIVKRLLEFSRQSPPEKKPEDINSLIVMLLKLFKNQLLFNRIDLKTSLDKRLPQVVVDANKIKQVFTNILVNAIDAMPQGGTFKVGTGVSSDLRFAEIFFQDNGIGIPKDVVNKVFDPFFTTKGIKGTGLGLAISYGIIQQHNGAIDIINQKTKGVRVLVRLPISDNQ, encoded by the coding sequence ATGTTACTGAAGCCACCATTATTAAAAACCAAACTGGTATTGAGCTTTTCCAGCATCATAGTGGTGGGGGTCTCCCTGTCGGCCTTGGTGGGCATCATACTTATCGGCAATACCGTTATCGGACAGGCTCAGGATAAAGTAAGGCTGGACCTTAATACTGCCCGGGAGATCTACCAGCAGGAAGGGAAAATGGTAAATAACACCATGTACCTGTTGGCCCAAAGATACGATCTATTAGACGCGGTAAAGCAAGAAAACAGAAGATATCTTTTAAGGGAGCTTCGGAAAATTAAGGAAAAGGAACAATTGGATATACTATCCGTTACTGATTTAAAAAGCCGGGTAATAATGCGGGGACGAAATCCAGTTGCTTTTGGCGACAAACCTTATAATGAACTGATCGACTGGGTTCTTCGTAACAAGCTGCCAGCAACCTCTACGGAAAGCATTCCGGCCGATGAACTGGTTAAAGAGGGCGGGGATTTAGCCCAGAGCGCCAGGGTCAATATGATCCCCACCCCTAAGGCGCGGACGATAAAAGACACTGTAGAAACATCCGGTTTAATGATCATGGCTGCCTCCCCCCTGTTTGATAAAAACGGGCAGTTTATTGGAATTCTATATGGCGGAAAATTGATAAACAACAGTTATGAAATTGTTGATAAGGTTAAGGATATCGTTTACAAAGGAGAAAAATATAAAGGGAAGGATATTGGGACAACCACTATTTTTCTGAACGATCTCAGGATATCAACCAATGTTCACGGAGTAACCGGAACCAGGGCGGTGGGAACCAGAGTTTCTCAAGAAGTATATGATCAGGTGATGACCAGGGGGCTCTCTTGGATAGGCAGGGCTTTCGTGGTCAACGACTGGTACCGGACGGCCTATGAACCGATTCAAAACATCAACGGAAAAATTGTGGGCATTCTTTATGTAGGTATGCTTGAAGCGCCATATATAGATTTGAGAAATAGAACCCTGGGCCTTTTCCTGGCCATTGCCGGCCTGACGGTGATCCTACTGTGGTTCTCGGCCAACTACCTGGCCGGCCGGATCGTCGGGCCGATCAAGGACCTGGTCTTGGCCAACAGCCAGGTGGCAGGGGGCGATCTTTCGGTCAGGGTTCAAATATCATCCCAGGATGAAATAGGCCAGTTGTCGGAATCCTTCAACAAAATGACCGCCGAGCTGCAGCGGACCACCGGGGAATACCGAGCGTTGACCCTGACCCTGGAACAAAAGGTGCGTGAAAAAACAGAAGAACTGCAGGCCGCCCAGGCCCAGCTGATCCAGACCGAAAAGCTGTCTTCTTTGGGCAAAATGGCAGCCGGGGTGGCTCACGAGATAAACAATCCCCTGACCTCGATCCTGATAAACAGCCATTTGATGTTGGAAAAGATAAAGGGGCGCTCCAAGACCAAGGAAAGTCTCCAGCTGATAATCGACGAGACATCCCGCTGCAGCTCCATCGTCAAAAGGCTGCTGGAATTCTCCCGGCAGAGTCCGCCGGAAAAAAAGCCGGAGGATATCAACAGCCTGATCGTGATGTTGCTAAAGCTTTTCAAGAACCAGCTGCTGTTCAACCGGATCGATCTGAAGACAAGCCTGGATAAGCGGCTGCCCCAGGTGGTGGTTGACGCCAATAAAATAAAACAGGTCTTTACCAATATCTTAGTCAATGCCATCGACGCCATGCCCCAGGGCGGAACCTTCAAGGTGGGCACCGGGGTCTCCAGTGATCTGCGCTTTGCCGAAATATTTTTCCAGGACAACGGAATCGGGATCCCCAAGGATGTCGTCAACAAGGTGTTCGATCCGTTCTTCACTACCAAGGGCATTAAGGGCACCGGTCTGGGGCTGGCCATCAGCTATGGCATCATCCAGCAGCACAACGGAGCCATTGATATCATCAACCAAAAAACCAAGGGAGTCAGGGTGCTGGTAAGGCTGCCGATAAGTGATAATCAGTAA
- a CDS encoding response regulator: MAGKLKILVVDDELPVCKSIASVLENRNSLVETALSGEEALKKDLKQRYDLIITDLMMPGISGLEVLATIKKRRARAAVIMITGFPSIKTAVESIKSGAFDYLPKPFTPQDLRNIVQRVRASRKTDRTAETAPKMKTHQPQLYCIPDNSWVQVGRDGLVTVGIHHKFLKGLGPASAIELPEVGDKIIQGEAYAAIRDTKKHSHRLWMPVSGQIASVNKEIKNDMSLLEREPYGRGWLVKVSPTQLEDDLNSLLVLNS; the protein is encoded by the coding sequence ATGGCTGGAAAATTAAAAATACTAGTGGTGGACGACGAGCTGCCGGTCTGTAAAAGCATCGCCAGCGTACTGGAAAACAGAAACAGCTTGGTGGAGACCGCTTTGAGCGGCGAGGAAGCCCTGAAAAAGGACCTGAAGCAACGCTATGATCTGATAATAACCGATCTGATGATGCCCGGAATCAGCGGCCTGGAGGTGTTGGCGACAATAAAAAAGAGGCGAGCCCGGGCCGCTGTCATAATGATCACCGGATTCCCGTCGATAAAAACAGCCGTGGAGTCAATAAAATCAGGGGCTTTCGACTATCTTCCCAAGCCCTTCACCCCCCAGGACCTGCGCAATATAGTCCAGAGGGTAAGGGCGAGCCGAAAAACAGACCGAACCGCCGAAACCGCCCCGAAGATGAAAACGCATCAGCCGCAGTTGTACTGCATTCCGGATAATTCTTGGGTCCAGGTCGGCCGGGACGGTCTGGTAACGGTGGGCATTCATCATAAGTTTTTGAAAGGCCTGGGGCCGGCCTCCGCCATCGAGCTTCCTGAGGTGGGTGATAAAATAATCCAGGGGGAAGCCTATGCTGCTATCCGCGACACTAAAAAGCATTCTCACCGCCTGTGGATGCCGGTATCGGGACAGATCGCCTCGGTAAACAAGGAGATAAAAAACGACATGTCCTTATTGGAACGTGAGCCTTACGGACGGGGATGGCTGGTAAAAGTGAGCCCGACCCAGCTGGAAGACGATCTGAACAGCCTGTTGGTCCTGAATTCGTGA
- a CDS encoding DUF192 domain-containing protein, protein MSEYSKIIITTLAFVLFAGCRQKAEKTYRPDKTEQVQPERHGRIKLTVGQSVLWVEVVDNPRSREQGLMFRKSMPEDEGMLFIFEYPQMQSFWMKNTFLPLDIAFISDQGVIINILTMKPLDEGPRYHSLAPALYVIEANAGWFGQNGVKAGDKVIF, encoded by the coding sequence ATGAGTGAATATTCAAAAATAATTATAACAACTTTGGCGTTTGTATTATTTGCCGGCTGCCGTCAAAAGGCCGAAAAAACTTACCGGCCGGATAAAACAGAGCAAGTCCAACCGGAGCGGCATGGGAGAATCAAGCTTACCGTGGGGCAGAGTGTCTTATGGGTGGAAGTGGTAGATAACCCAAGATCCCGGGAGCAGGGACTGATGTTTCGGAAAAGTATGCCGGAGGACGAGGGGATGCTTTTCATCTTCGAGTATCCCCAGATGCAGTCCTTCTGGATGAAGAACACCTTCCTGCCCCTGGATATAGCCTTTATATCCGACCAGGGCGTAATTATCAACATCCTGACCATGAAGCCCCTGGACGAGGGGCCGCGCTATCATTCGCTGGCTCCGGCTCTTTATGTGATCGAGGCCAACGCCGGTTGGTTTGGGCAGAACGGGGTCAAAGCCGGGGATAAGGTGATTTTTTAA
- a CDS encoding PilZ domain-containing protein, with protein sequence MKKSAKSKERRKFIRLPVEIRVKYKALKEIIDTSGLKPAKVKNLSSGGILFHSGKKLSKDDTLQLKLDFARGKSKYDLAAIGRVVRCSALKNGQYTIGVRFMEIYSDDLNLLKGYIEKKVIKSDK encoded by the coding sequence ATGAAAAAATCAGCCAAGTCAAAAGAAAGAAGAAAGTTCATACGGCTGCCGGTGGAAATAAGGGTAAAATATAAAGCCCTTAAGGAGATCATTGACACCAGCGGCTTAAAACCGGCCAAGGTGAAAAACTTGAGCTCCGGGGGGATACTTTTTCATTCCGGCAAAAAACTAAGCAAAGACGATACCCTGCAGTTAAAACTTGATTTTGCCAGGGGCAAAAGCAAATATGATTTGGCGGCTATCGGACGGGTGGTGCGTTGCAGCGCATTGAAAAACGGACAATACACCATCGGGGTGCGGTTTATGGAGATATATTCCGACGACTTGAATTTACTGAAAGGGTATATTGAGAAGAAGGTGATAAAATCCGATAAATGA